ACAACAGAATCGCATATAAGAACATTCTGACTCTTTCAAAGCTGTAAGCAGCAATTTGAAAGAGTTTAGGCTGTTTTCAGGAGGGAAACTTTGTGTTAGACGTAAAAGTATTACGCAGTGATTACACTCGAGTTGAACAAGCCTTAGAGAAACGGGGTAAATCACTGGATTTAATTGCTGATTTTCCACAACTTGATCTACGCAGACGTGAATTACTGCAAGAAACAGAAGGTCTTAAGAACCGTCGTAATACGGTATCTGGTGAAGTAGCGAAGAAGAAAAAGAATGGTGAGCCAGCAGATGACCTAATTGCAGAAATGCGTACGGTATCTGACCGAATTAAAGAGCTTGATGACGAAGTGCGTGAATTGGAAGTTCAGATTGCTGAACTTACTATGAGTATTCCGAATATTCCTCATGATTCAGTTCCAGTTGGTAAATCTGAGGATGATAACGTAGAATTGCGTCGCTGGTCGGAGCCAAAGGAATTCGGATTTACTCCGAAATCACATTGGGAGCTTGCGCAGCAGCTTGATATTATTGATTTTGAAGCTGCAGCGAAGGTTACGGGATCTCGGTTTGTTTTTTATAAAGGACTGGGAGCACGCTTAGAGCGGGCGCTTATTAACTTTATGATGGATCTGCACAGTGGTGAGCATAACTATGAAGAAATGCTGCCGCCATACATTGTGAATAAAGACAGCTTGTACGGAACGGGGCAACTTCCTAAGTTTGAGGAAGATCTGTTTAAGTTACGTGATACTGAATACTATTTGATTCCTACAGCGGAAGTACCTGTAACCAACTACTATCGCGAAGAGATTTTGACAGCAGCAGATCTACCTAAGTATCATGTAGCTTACAGCTCTTGTTTCCGTTCTGAGGCGGGTTCAGCTGGCCGTGATACTCGCGGTCTGATCCGTCAGCATCAATTCAACAAGGTAGAGCTGGTGAAGCTTACTACTCCTGAATCCTCTTATGAGGAGTTAGAAAAAATGACAGCAGATGCTGAGCGTGTGCTGCAGCTTCTTGGATTGCCTTATCGCGTACTTGGGCTATGTACAGCTGATATGGGCTTTACATCGGCTAAGACGTACGATTTGGAAGTATGGCTGCCTGAGAGTGGAATGTACCGTGAGATCTCTTCTTGCTCGAATACGGAGGACTTCCAAGCGCGTCGGGCAAATATTCGTTTCCGTAAAGATCCGAAATCCAAACCTGAATTTGTTCATACACTGAACGGATCTGCTTTGGCTGTTGGGCGTACTGTTGCAGCAATTCTTGAGAATTATCAGCAAGAGGATGGTAGTGTTCTGATTCCAGAATGTCTACAACCGTATATGCGCAATGTAAAATCGATCCAACCTAAAACTATTTAAGAAAATAGTTGCTTTTTCTTCGCACCATATGGTACAATTACTAATGCATGTGAAATTTATATGCATTTGGAGAGGTACCGAAGCGGTCATAACGGGGCGGTCTTGAAAACCGTTAGGGTGCAAGCCCACATGGGTTCGAATCCCATCCTCTCCGCCATTCCTTTACAAATGCACACCGCATAAGGCTTTGCGGTGATTATGATTGAAACGCACTAGACTGTTGAACAACGGTCTGGTGCGTTTTTTTGTGTTCGTGACCGTTAGAGAAAAATCTAACGGGAGGTACTCAATATGAATGTGAACACAGGAAAAACAGCCCATAAACGGGGGCAAAGAAAGAATAATTTAGACATCCCTCAGCGGTTATTAGACCGCCTTACTCCTTCGGTCTTGGAAACGCCCCGCTCCACGCTTCAAGAAGCCGAGAAACCTCGCCCTGAGACGTTGACACTGGACAAGCTATTTAACCGCTACTATGCCGCACGGCAAGCGGCAGGAGCAGCAGAACGCACCTTAGAAGACTACAGGAAGCATATGAACTGGTTTCGACATTTCTTGGCATCGGAGTACAGCGGTCTAGATAACTTTGTACCTAACCGTGATGTCATTCGTGTATGGATTTCATCTATGTTGACGTTACAAAAGTTGAAACCTTCGACAATAAATATCAGATTACGTACAGTTAAGGCAATGTTCAATTGGGCTATAAGTGAAGGGATTATTAGAGAATCCCCTTTTGAGAATGTAGAATTATTGAAAGTACCTGAAGAAGACTTCCAAGTAATTTCAAAGGCACAGGAACGGAAGCTTTTTAATTGCTGTGAATTGACTACCTACTTAGGACTGCGTGATGCATTATTGATGTCTTTTCTGCTTGATACAGGAGTACGTATTGGGGAGTGTATGAGAATATTTGTAGAGGAAGTTGATTTACAGAACCGCTCTGCTTCCGTACGTGCAGAATCAGCTAAAACTAGAAAAGCGCGAACAGTTTACTTTGGAGTAAGAACCCAAGAGCTATTGGTTATTTACCTCGCTTGGCATGAGATGAACGGACAAGCTCCAAATTTATTTTTAAATGAATATGGTCAGCCATTAGATAAGAATTGGGCAACCAGATGTATTAGCTACATCGGGAAGAAGGCTAAGATTACGGGGGTTCGTATAAGCCCTCACACATTCCGACATACATTTGCTACTCGTTATATAAAGGCAACAGGCGACCCTTTTTCATTACGACGATTACTCGGACATTCATCAATGGAAATGGTCAACCGTTATGTTAATCAGGATGTTGCTGATGTTCGTGAGCAATATGAGAAGTTTATGAACAGAGGGGACTGAACGATGCTTACGGTCTAAGGTATGGTTGGGAAGAAGGCGTAACTGCCACCCGAACTTCTGGGCATTGTCAGAAAGCATATAAGCGATGCTGTAGATTAATTTGATGAGCACTACAAAGGGTACCGTTAACGTTATTTTTTGTTGTATAATATGGGAGGGAATACCACTTATATTATAAGTTATATTATAACTTCATTACCCCCTTACTAAAAATAAGGGGGTGTTTTGCTATATTTTCAAGCAATATTCTTAACCATTTTGATGCCAACCTGGGGAATGGAATTAAAGAATTTTTAAAAACTTATTGGTTTGTAATTGGAATGCTATTTGGTGCCATATTGTATCTGATTGAACAAAAGTTTAAGAAATAACTTTGAGGAAGGGCACGATTGAAGCAAGAGAACAAAATCATTGGAATTGAGGAATACAGAAGGATAAAGACCTTTAGAAAATATTCTAAACCAAAGCCTATTAAGAAACTGACAGCAGAAAAAATGAAGTCGTCAAATGAGAAGAAAAGACGAGAAGATTGAGAAAGATGCGGAACATCAAACATGATTAATAGGAGTGAGGGTTATGAGTTCTATAAAGCCGTTAGAGCACATTATCGAAGATGAAAAAGCTTTGAGGTTATTGGAGATGGTTGGTGAGTATTTTCGGTATATTGATGAAGCTCGGACAACATTAGATGATATGACAATCATGCTCAGAGATATAATTTTAGAGCCTTACAAATGCATAGGACAACCATACAATGCTGGCGTCGAGTTATTTTACGGTTTAAATAGGCTCGCACTAGGAAAGGATACAAAAGAAGAGTTCGTTGAATTTGTTGAAAAGTGGAAGCAAAAGCAGGGCTAATATTTATCTTTCCCGCCGCCGCAAATTCCTCGGAAGTCAGTAGGAAAGAGAAGACTGTACTTATCCTTAAAATCTAATATTTGATTGTATAGGCGACTTTCTAAATGGAGGTCGTCTTTTTTTGTTTCCGCAACTTTGGCAGTATCAGCATTCCACATGTTTTGTTCCCGTCTCCCTCTCCAGCATCCATTATGAGTTTAAATTTCATTCGACTAAGTGGGGATTTTTGAAGCTGTCTTCCTAAATATATAGATGTGTCCGAACAAGGCATAATAGGTCAGAATCAAAGCTCTATTATATTAGATTAATCAAAGGAGAAGTGGTAATGGAAAGTTTAGTGAGTTCAAAAGTAGTGTGTGAGAGGTACGACATTTCTAAGCGTACGCTATGCAGATGGAAACTTGAGGGATTACCTTCAGTCAAATTATCATACAACATGGTTAGGTATCAGCTTAAAGAAGTGGCTAAATGGATTGAAGCTAATAAAGTTATGGCGGCAGGAGCAGGAAAAGAATGACTATAGCGCGTGAGCTACTCGAAGAAGCAGACAAAAGATTAAAGAGAAGTAGAGTTAATAGAGTAATAGATGGGAATGGGGAAGAACGAACCGATTGCATAGTAATAACTCCTGAGATGCGGGAAGCGGCTAGAAGGAGGGGGAAGCTGGAGACTTACAGGAACAGGACGGAAAATCCATTTACAATGGTGAATATGGAAGGGGCAAGACAAGTAGCGACAATGGGAAGGTTGAGTACAAAGGAGTTGGGGTATTTCTTGGTGCTTCAATCATATATAGGTTATGACAACATGCTTAAAATGTCGTTAGATGCAAGAAAACCTATGACGGAGAAGGGACTAGCGGAAGTACT
This genomic stretch from Paenibacillus sp. FSL H7-0737 harbors:
- the serS gene encoding serine--tRNA ligase, with translation MLDVKVLRSDYTRVEQALEKRGKSLDLIADFPQLDLRRRELLQETEGLKNRRNTVSGEVAKKKKNGEPADDLIAEMRTVSDRIKELDDEVRELEVQIAELTMSIPNIPHDSVPVGKSEDDNVELRRWSEPKEFGFTPKSHWELAQQLDIIDFEAAAKVTGSRFVFYKGLGARLERALINFMMDLHSGEHNYEEMLPPYIVNKDSLYGTGQLPKFEEDLFKLRDTEYYLIPTAEVPVTNYYREEILTAADLPKYHVAYSSCFRSEAGSAGRDTRGLIRQHQFNKVELVKLTTPESSYEELEKMTADAERVLQLLGLPYRVLGLCTADMGFTSAKTYDLEVWLPESGMYREISSCSNTEDFQARRANIRFRKDPKSKPEFVHTLNGSALAVGRTVAAILENYQQEDGSVLIPECLQPYMRNVKSIQPKTI
- a CDS encoding tyrosine-type recombinase/integrase; this translates as MNVNTGKTAHKRGQRKNNLDIPQRLLDRLTPSVLETPRSTLQEAEKPRPETLTLDKLFNRYYAARQAAGAAERTLEDYRKHMNWFRHFLASEYSGLDNFVPNRDVIRVWISSMLTLQKLKPSTINIRLRTVKAMFNWAISEGIIRESPFENVELLKVPEEDFQVISKAQERKLFNCCELTTYLGLRDALLMSFLLDTGVRIGECMRIFVEEVDLQNRSASVRAESAKTRKARTVYFGVRTQELLVIYLAWHEMNGQAPNLFLNEYGQPLDKNWATRCISYIGKKAKITGVRISPHTFRHTFATRYIKATGDPFSLRRLLGHSSMEMVNRYVNQDVADVREQYEKFMNRGD
- a CDS encoding helix-turn-helix transcriptional regulator, with amino-acid sequence MESLVSSKVVCERYDISKRTLCRWKLEGLPSVKLSYNMVRYQLKEVAKWIEANKVMAAGAGKE